From one Triticum aestivum cultivar Chinese Spring chromosome 4B, IWGSC CS RefSeq v2.1, whole genome shotgun sequence genomic stretch:
- the LOC123092751 gene encoding V-type proton ATPase subunit a3, which produces MARSGGGCCPSMDLMRSEAMQLLQVIIPTESAHLAVSHLGDLGLIQFKDLNADKSPFQRTYAAQIKRCAEMARKLRFFKEQMSKAGILVSPMQSTETPLDFDDMEVKLGELEAELTEVNANDEKLQRAHNELLEYSTVLQKAGEFFYSAQRSAAAQHRQMEANQSGETSLESPLLEQDMLTDASKQVKLGSLSGLVPKEKAMAFERILFRATRGNILLRQESVDEPVTDPQSGEKVYKNTFVVFYSGERAKAKILKICDAFRANRYPFPEDLAKQTHTVQEVSGKISELKATIDMGLAHRDSILKTIASEFEHWNHLAKKEKSIYHTLNMLSVDVTKKCLVGEGWSPVFATNQIQDALQRATLESKSQVGSIFQVLNTKESPPTYFQTNKFTSAFQEIVDAYGVAKYQEANPGVYTIITFPFLFAVMFGDWGHGICILLATLYLIIREKKFASQKLGDIMEMMFGGRYIIMMMSIFSIYTGLIYNEFFSVPFELFAKSAYACRDSSCSDSTTEGLIKVRDTYPFGVDPVWHGSRSELPFLNSLKMKMSILLGVSQMNLGIFMSYFNAKFFRNSVNVWYQFVPQLIFLNSLFGYLSMLIIIKWCTGSKADLYHVMIYMFLSPTDDMGENQLFPGQKTLQQVLLLLALVSVPWMLIPKPFFLKWEHERRHQGHQYAMLEGADESVVAELGEHNEESNHHEEFEFSEIFVHQLIHTIEFVLGAVSNTASYLRLWALSLAHSELSTVFYDKVLLLTLGYNNIFILAIGVVVFICATVGVLLVMETLSAFLHALRLHWVEFQNKFYEGDGYKFAPFSFALISEDEE; this is translated from the exons ATGGCGCGCAGCGGAGGGGGCTGCTGCCCCTCCATGGATCTGATGCGGTCGGAGGCGATGCAGCTCCTGCAGGTCATCATCCCCACCGAGTCCGCGCACCTCGCCGTCTCCCACCTCGGCGATCTGGGCCTCATCCAGTTCAAAGAC CTCAACGCAGACAAGAGCCCGTTTCAACGCACCTATGCTGCCCAg ATCAAAAGGTGTGCTGAAATGGCCCGCAAGCTGCGATTTTTTAAGGAACAAATGTCGAAAGCTGGAATACTAGTTTCTCCTATGCAATCAACCGAAACTCCTCTGGATTTTGATGACATGGAG GTAAAGCTTGGAGAACTGGAAGCTGAACTTACTGAAGTAAATGCAAACGATGAAAAATTACAACGGGCCCACAATGAGCTGCTGGAGTACAGTACTGTTCTTCAAAAG GCTGGTGAGTTTTTCTATTCAGCTCAAAGAAGCGCTGCAGCACAACACAGGCAAATGGAAGCAAATCAGTCTGGTGAGACTTCCCTGGAGAGTCCTCTGCTGGAACAG GATATGTTAACAGATGCATCGAAACAAGTGAAACTTGGCTCTTTGAGTGGTCTTGTGCCAAAGGAAAAGGCCATGGCTTTTGAACGTATCTTATTCCGTGCCACGAGGGGCAACATTTTGCTCAGACAAGAGTCTGTTGATGAACCTGTCACTGATCCGCAATCCGGAGAAAAG GTGTACAAAAATACATTTGTCGTATTCTACTCTGGGGAGAGGGCAAAGGCCAAAATTCTGAAGATATGTGATGCTTTTCGCGCAAACCGTTACCCTTTTCCTGAAGACCTTGCTAAACAAACGCATACTGTTCAGGAG GTATCTGGAAAGATATCAGAGTTAAAGGCAACAATTGACATGGGATTAGCTCATCGTGACAGTATACTCAAAACTATTGCATCAGAGTTTGAGCATTGGAACCATCTG GCAAAAAAGGAAAAATCAATTTACCACACTCTAAACATGTTGAGCGTTGATGTGACGAAGAAATGCTTAGTTGGTGAGGGCTGGAGTCCAGTTTTCGCAACTAATCAG ATTCAGGATGCACTTCAGCGTGCTACTCTTGAGAGCAAATCCCAAGTTGGCTCGATTTTTCAGGTTCTTAACACAAAAGAGTCTCCTCCAACATATTTCCAGACAAACAAATTTACCTCAGCCTTCCAGGAAATTGTTGACGCATATGG GGTAGCTAAGTATCAAGAAGCAAATCCTGGTGTATACACTATTATCACTTTTCCTTTCTTATTTGCTGTCATGTTTGGAGATTGGGGTCATGGAATTTGCATATTACTTGCAACACTCTATCTGATAATCCGAGAGAAGAAATTCGCTTCACAG AAACTTGGAGACATAATGGAGATGATGTTTGGAGGCCGCTACATAATTATGATGATGTCAATTTTCTCAATCTACACAGGATTAATATACAATGAGTTTTTCTCCGTTCCATTTGAACTTTTTGCTAAATCAGCCTATGCATGCCGCGATTCTTCTTGTAG TGATTCTACTACTGAAGGGTTAATCAAGGTAAGGGATACTTACCCGTTCGGCGTGGACCCTGTGTGGCATGGTAGTCGAAGTGAGCTGCCATTTCTCAACTCACTGAAGATGAAAATGTCAATTCTTCTTGGAGTGTCACAAATGAACCTTGGAATTTTTATGAGTTACTTTAATGCGAAATTCTTCAGGAACAGTGTTAATGTCTG GTACCAGTTTGTTCCCCAGCTGATCTTCTTGAACAGCTTGTTTGGCTACCTATCCATGCTTATCATCATTAAGTGGTGCACAGGGTCAAAAGCAGATCTGTACCATGTTATGATATATATGTTCCTTAGCCCCACAGATGACATGGGAGAGAACCAGTTATTTCCTGGCCAGAAAACTTTACAG CAAGTTTTGCTTCTGCTTGCTCTGGTATCTGTTCCCTGGATGCTGATTCCAAAGCCATTTTTCTTGAAATGGGAACATGAGCGA AGGCATCAAGGACATCAGTACGCCATGCTTGAGGGTGCAGATGAATCAGTTGTAGCAGAGTTGGGGGAGCATAATGAAGAATCAAACCACCATGAGGAGTTTGAGTTCAGTGAAATATTTGTTCACCAGCTGATCCATACAATTGAGTTTGTTCTTGGTGCAGTCTCAAATACTGCTTCATATCTTCGTCTCTGGGCTCTCAG TCTTGCACACTCGGAGTTGTCCACTGTGTTCTATGATAAAGTTCTCCTTCTGACGTTGGG GTACAACAATATTTTTATCCTCGCTATTGGTGTCGTTGTCTTCATCTGCGCCACTGTCGGTGTGTTGCTTGTTATGGAGACCCTAAGCGCATTCCTTCACGCCTTGAGGCTCCATTGGGTGGAGTTCCAGAACAAGTTCTATGAGGGTGATGGTTACAAGTTCGCACCATTCTCGTTTGCTCTAATCAGTGAGGATGAAGAGTGA